The Bacteroidota bacterium genome contains a region encoding:
- a CDS encoding LITAF-like zinc ribbon domain-containing protein, with the protein METDIKPTPQKLAEYYHTNRQYFDELAKYYFEHDKEFYQINIYPLYSTLSQGQITCPFCKQNVFPLRWSKTSTSGIIMIVVGLIFTPVLIGILFIYLGTTMKDYTSVCPNCKCKLG; encoded by the coding sequence ATGGAAACAGATATTAAGCCAACTCCCCAGAAGTTAGCAGAGTATTATCATACGAACAGGCAATATTTTGATGAGCTTGCAAAATATTATTTTGAGCATGATAAAGAATTTTATCAGATAAATATTTATCCTCTCTATTCAACCTTATCTCAAGGTCAAATTACATGTCCCTTTTGTAAGCAAAATGTTTTTCCTTTACGCTGGAGTAAAACTTCTACCTCGGGAATAATAATGATAGTAGTAGGTCTAATATTCACTCCCGTATTAATCGGAATTTTATTTATTTATTTGGGTACTACTATGAAAGACTATACTAGTGTTTGCCCTAACTGTAAATGTAAACTGGGATAA
- the rpsS gene encoding 30S ribosomal protein S19 — translation MSRSLKKGPFIDFNLADKVEKLNQGNQKKVLKTWARSCTISPDFVGHTFAVHNGNKFIPVYVTENMVGHKLGEFSHTRTFRAHSGQKKDEKGGR, via the coding sequence ATGTCAAGATCACTCAAAAAAGGACCGTTTATTGATTTTAATCTCGCTGATAAAGTTGAGAAATTGAATCAAGGCAATCAGAAGAAAGTACTAAAAACCTGGGCAAGGTCATGCACAATCTCGCCGGATTTCGTAGGTCATACTTTCGCAGTGCATAACGGAAATAAGTTCATTCCTGTATATGTAACCGAAAACATGGTAGGTCACAAGCTTGGAGAATTCTCACACACGAGAACATTCAGAGCTCACTCAGGCCAGAAAAAAGACGAAAAGGGAGGCAGATAA
- a CDS encoding AhpC/TSA family protein has translation MRFTKMFIFLFMLSFISGASLSNLFCQVSGSAADVKPIAVGQKIPDVTLKNVKGEPVNLTTLAGEKQTILVFFRGGWCPYCNKQLMGLQKIESDLTALGYQIVAISADKPEKISEMMTNDELKYTILSDNNSDASTAFGIAFKVDDATVEKYKGYNIDLDAASGNSNHILPVPSVFILDTQGKIKYEYVNPDYKVRLDADKLLEEAKNNKQ, from the coding sequence ATGAGATTTACAAAAATGTTTATTTTTTTATTCATGCTTAGTTTTATTTCCGGCGCTTCGCTAAGCAATCTGTTCTGCCAGGTTTCAGGCAGCGCAGCCGATGTAAAGCCGATTGCGGTCGGCCAAAAAATTCCTGATGTTACTTTAAAAAATGTAAAGGGCGAGCCTGTCAATCTCACCACTTTAGCTGGGGAGAAGCAGACTATTCTTGTTTTTTTCCGCGGAGGATGGTGCCCGTACTGCAATAAGCAGTTGATGGGGCTTCAGAAAATCGAATCTGATTTAACTGCGCTCGGCTACCAGATTGTTGCTATCAGCGCTGATAAGCCCGAGAAAATATCTGAAATGATGACTAATGACGAGCTTAAATACACAATTCTTTCAGATAATAATTCCGATGCCTCAACTGCATTCGGAATTGCATTCAAGGTTGATGATGCCACTGTTGAAAAATACAAAGGATATAATATTGATTTAGATGCTGCCTCGGGAAACTCAAACCACATTCTGCCCGTGCCATCGGTTTTCATTCTGGATACTCAGGGAAAAATAAAATATGAATATGTAAACCCGGATTACAAAGTAAGGCTTGATGCAGATAAGCTGCTTGAGGAAGCAAAAAATAATAAGCAGTAA
- a CDS encoding right-handed parallel beta-helix repeat-containing protein produces the protein MKTIYAFLFFVPLVLFSSCSKEPDQLVSSTPQSYQKAIFIDPAHGSDDNNGREITSPVKTLFKASAYCASGDTLFMKGGIYQAFKDEIIKTPTEFGYIFIRPYPGESVILDGTGGVYTNTDAILTIKSSTYIDIAGFEIRNNTNGRGLNILSETKYCNFIKIRNCSIHDVGSSAIYMGSSNTSIENCEIYNSSLTNKNRALGDNGHWDAAIQSYFKYSAAPFYNAEYTWDSGIISGNNIHDNWGEGINITRSSNFRIANNKIYNCYNAAAMIDNSRDGFIFNNFIYSTGDEFNRISSTGYNRPMQGFLFTNQKNNFTASPMTENMIVYNNLLLRTSTAFEWRYDATNPIPANSYYNMKIIFNTCYNTIGYDLFALDVNYFSGRYITTTNEFRNNIFYKPVYSSVNRNYFTASGDYSQYWTITNNCFVSGDIPSYIATVNIAGNPSFVNPASQTPEGFKISDASICKRTGVVIPAVAQDYFMNIRSSTPSIGFFELLQ, from the coding sequence ATGAAAACTATATACGCATTTTTATTTTTCGTACCCCTCGTTTTATTTTCTTCGTGCTCTAAAGAGCCGGACCAGTTAGTTTCTTCGACACCTCAGTCATATCAAAAAGCAATTTTTATAGATCCTGCTCATGGCAGTGATGATAACAATGGAAGAGAAATTACCTCCCCCGTAAAAACACTTTTCAAAGCGAGCGCTTATTGCGCAAGCGGAGATACTCTTTTTATGAAAGGCGGTATATATCAGGCGTTCAAAGATGAAATTATAAAAACTCCCACTGAATTCGGTTATATTTTTATAAGACCATATCCCGGAGAAAGTGTTATACTCGATGGTACCGGCGGAGTATATACAAACACAGATGCAATCTTAACTATTAAAAGTTCTACCTACATTGATATTGCAGGATTTGAAATAAGGAATAACACAAACGGCAGAGGACTGAATATCTTAAGCGAAACCAAGTACTGTAATTTTATAAAGATCAGAAATTGTTCTATTCATGATGTAGGCTCCAGCGCAATTTACATGGGAAGCTCAAACACATCAATTGAAAATTGTGAAATATATAACTCATCGCTGACTAATAAAAACAGAGCGCTTGGTGATAACGGTCATTGGGATGCTGCGATACAATCGTATTTCAAATACAGTGCTGCGCCATTTTATAATGCAGAGTATACATGGGATAGCGGAATCATATCCGGCAACAATATTCACGATAACTGGGGTGAGGGAATTAATATTACCCGCTCAAGTAATTTCAGAATAGCCAATAACAAAATTTATAACTGCTACAATGCTGCTGCTATGATTGATAACTCACGGGACGGTTTTATTTTCAATAATTTTATTTATTCTACAGGTGATGAATTCAACCGCATAAGTTCAACGGGATATAACAGGCCGATGCAGGGATTTCTTTTCACCAATCAGAAGAATAATTTCACTGCAAGCCCTATGACAGAGAACATGATTGTTTATAATAACCTCCTGCTAAGAACAAGCACTGCGTTTGAGTGGAGATACGATGCAACAAATCCTATTCCCGCAAATTCATACTACAACATGAAAATTATTTTCAATACGTGTTACAATACAATAGGTTATGATTTGTTTGCTTTAGATGTCAATTATTTCTCGGGCAGATACATCACTACCACCAATGAATTCCGTAACAACATTTTTTATAAGCCGGTTTACAGCTCTGTTAACCGGAATTATTTTACAGCGAGCGGGGACTATTCACAGTACTGGACTATCACAAACAATTGCTTTGTTTCGGGAGATATACCTTCTTACATAGCAACAGTAAACATTGCCGGCAATCCGTCTTTTGTAAATCCTGCTTCGCAAACGCCGGAAGGATTTAAAATTTCTGATGCTTCAATCTGCAAACGTACGGGAGTTGTGATTCCCGCAGTCGCGCAGGACTACTTTATGAATATCAGGTCAAGTACTCCTTCGATAGGATTTTTCGAACTGCTTCAGTAA
- the rplN gene encoding 50S ribosomal protein L14, with protein sequence MIQEESNLVVADNSGAKSVRCIRVLGGSDRRYAGVGDIVVVSVKSAIPGGTVKKGEVSRAVIVRTAKETRRQDGSFIKFDENAAVLINANNEPKGTRIFGPVARELRDKAFMKIISLAPEVI encoded by the coding sequence ATGATACAAGAAGAATCAAATTTAGTTGTTGCCGATAATTCCGGAGCGAAAAGTGTAAGATGCATCAGAGTACTTGGCGGTTCCGACAGAAGATATGCCGGAGTAGGCGATATAGTCGTTGTATCCGTTAAATCAGCTATACCGGGCGGTACTGTAAAAAAGGGCGAAGTTTCCAGAGCTGTAATAGTAAGAACAGCAAAAGAAACAAGAAGACAAGACGGTTCATTCATTAAGTTCGATGAAAATGCAGCAGTACTTATCAATGCCAACAACGAGCCAAAAGGTACACGTATCTTCGGACCTGTTGCAAGAGAGCTCAGAGATAAGGCATTCATGAAAATTATTTCATTAGCCCCTGAAGTGATTTAA
- the rplB gene encoding 50S ribosomal protein L2, whose amino-acid sequence MALRKLKPTTPATRYYSISSFDEITKSTPEKSLLAPLKKSGGRNNLGRVTSRFRGGGHKRMYRIIDFKRNVEGTSEVMSIEYDPNRTARIALIKNEDGSKCYIISPDGLKVGDKLECSADADPRMGNTMPVVNIPLGSFIHNIELKPGKGAQIARSAGTSGQIIAKDEAYTQVKMPSGEVRLIKNECKATIGTVSNPEHFNISWGKAGRSRWKGRRPHVRGVAMNPVDHPMGGGEGKTSGGGHPVSPWGLPAKGYKTRKKKNPSNKFIVKKRK is encoded by the coding sequence ATGGCACTACGTAAATTAAAACCGACAACACCGGCGACGAGATACTACAGTATTTCATCATTTGACGAAATCACGAAATCAACTCCTGAGAAGTCACTTTTAGCTCCTTTGAAAAAATCGGGCGGAAGAAACAATTTAGGACGCGTTACTTCAAGATTCAGAGGCGGCGGTCACAAAAGAATGTACCGTATCATCGATTTCAAGAGAAACGTTGAGGGAACATCAGAAGTTATGTCTATCGAGTACGACCCGAACAGAACAGCTAGAATAGCATTAATAAAGAACGAAGACGGCTCAAAATGTTATATAATTTCACCTGACGGCTTAAAAGTCGGTGATAAATTAGAGTGTTCGGCAGATGCTGACCCGAGAATGGGCAATACAATGCCGGTTGTAAACATTCCTTTGGGCTCATTTATCCACAACATCGAGTTAAAGCCCGGAAAAGGCGCGCAAATCGCAAGAAGCGCAGGAACTTCCGGTCAAATCATAGCTAAAGACGAAGCATACACACAGGTAAAGATGCCATCAGGCGAAGTAAGATTAATAAAGAACGAATGTAAAGCCACTATCGGCACAGTCAGCAATCCTGAGCATTTCAATATCAGCTGGGGTAAAGCAGGCAGAAGCAGATGGAAAGGCAGAAGACCACACGTAAGAGGTGTTGCAATGAATCCGGTAGATCACCCGATGGGCGGCGGTGAAGGTAAAACTTCAGGCGGCGGACATCCTGTATCTCCATGGGGATTACCAGCAAAAGGCTACAAAACAAGAAAGAAGAAGAATCCTTCTAATAAATTCATCGTTAAGAAAAGAAAGTAA
- the rplV gene encoding 50S ribosomal protein L22: protein MEARAIKRYIGSSPRKMRLVVDLVRGKNVEEANSILKFSTKHAAVVVNATLNSAYSNLVNKMDTGRLSKNEVVVKEAFVNEGPRMKRVLPAPQGRAYRIQKRSAHLTLVVEEVTK, encoded by the coding sequence ATGGAAGCAAGAGCAATTAAAAGATATATCGGCTCATCACCGAGAAAAATGAGATTAGTTGTTGATTTAGTAAGAGGCAAGAATGTTGAAGAAGCAAACTCAATCTTAAAATTTTCCACAAAGCACGCTGCAGTAGTAGTTAACGCTACATTGAACTCAGCTTACTCCAATTTAGTAAATAAAATGGATACAGGAAGATTAAGCAAGAATGAAGTTGTTGTAAAGGAAGCGTTTGTGAATGAAGGACCGAGAATGAAAAGAGTTTTACCTGCTCCTCAGGGAAGAGCGTACAGAATCCAGAAAAGATCTGCTCATCTCACATTAGTAGTTGAAGAAGTTACAAAATAA
- the rpmC gene encoding 50S ribosomal protein L29 codes for MKTFQLRELSEKDLQITLKNNVDALENYRFQHATGQLENYKAVANAKKTIAKVKTLLREKELNINNKKKK; via the coding sequence ATGAAAACATTTCAGTTAAGAGAATTATCGGAGAAGGATTTACAGATTACTTTGAAGAATAATGTAGATGCGCTTGAGAATTACAGATTCCAGCATGCAACAGGACAGCTTGAAAATTACAAGGCAGTGGCTAATGCAAAAAAGACAATTGCCAAAGTAAAAACTCTTTTAAGAGAGAAAGAATTAAACATTAACAACAAAAAGAAGAAATAA
- a CDS encoding MoxR family ATPase yields the protein MSDVELVKKLNTKYLSLKSEVAKVVVGQQGIIEQILVTILSNGHCLLIGVPGLAKTLLIKTLSEVLDLEFNRIQFTPDLMPSDITGVEILEPSGDGKNNFKFIKGPIFTNMLLADEINRTPPKTQSALLEAMQEHKVTAAGITYTLREPFFVLATQNPIEQEGTYPLPEAQQDRFMFNLWLDYTSFEDEIEIIKKTTTMYKPTPEKVFSREDIIMFQELVRKVPVADEVINYAVSLVGKTRPNNNNVPKYIKDYVQWGAGPRASQYLILGAKAQCILNGRYSPSIDDVKAVAKPVLRHRLILNFNAEADNLTVLDLIDKLIKE from the coding sequence ATGTCTGACGTAGAGCTTGTCAAAAAACTAAATACAAAATACCTCTCATTAAAAAGCGAAGTTGCAAAAGTTGTTGTTGGTCAGCAGGGAATAATTGAACAGATACTGGTTACAATTCTCTCTAATGGACACTGTTTACTTATCGGTGTACCCGGACTTGCAAAGACTCTTTTGATTAAAACTCTCTCTGAAGTTCTGGATTTAGAATTTAACAGGATACAGTTTACTCCTGACCTTATGCCTTCTGATATTACAGGCGTTGAAATTCTTGAACCATCTGGCGACGGGAAGAATAATTTTAAATTTATTAAAGGACCGATTTTTACCAATATGCTTTTAGCGGATGAGATAAACAGAACTCCGCCTAAAACACAATCCGCTTTGCTTGAAGCGATGCAGGAGCATAAAGTTACAGCTGCCGGAATTACATATACACTCCGTGAGCCGTTCTTCGTGCTTGCTACACAAAATCCTATCGAGCAGGAAGGAACTTATCCATTGCCGGAAGCGCAGCAGGACAGATTTATGTTCAACTTATGGCTGGACTATACAAGTTTTGAAGATGAAATTGAAATTATAAAAAAGACAACCACCATGTATAAACCCACTCCTGAAAAAGTATTTTCCAGAGAGGATATAATTATGTTTCAGGAGCTTGTACGAAAAGTTCCTGTAGCAGATGAAGTAATAAACTACGCAGTATCACTCGTCGGCAAAACGAGACCTAATAATAACAATGTTCCTAAATACATCAAGGATTACGTCCAGTGGGGCGCGGGCCCCAGAGCTTCGCAGTATCTTATACTCGGAGCAAAAGCTCAGTGTATTTTAAACGGACGTTATTCACCATCCATCGATGATGTAAAAGCAGTTGCAAAACCTGTTCTGCGCCATCGTCTTATCTTAAACTTCAATGCAGAAGCAGATAATTTAACTGTTCTGGATCTGATTGATAAACTTATCAAAGAATAA
- a CDS encoding insulinase family protein: MITEKLDRSKKPIPGAPKDVKFPGYFETTLPNGINVIVIKDEKFPIVSARFVFKAGSFFDGEQYGISSFTSEMLTKGTQSKSALEIAELVDFHGAFLSSGCDFDATFVSCYSLKKYFEKIFDVTTEVLLQPAFSEDEINRLREQKINSIISYKDEGDYLASRIYKKNIYHKLPYSKPLEGTETTLNSFQRNDMLSFYNNYYKPNNLIIAFVGDIDEARAVQLVEEKFSNFTGEFVNNTKIEDESVNNGKKVYIVKKPGAVQSSLKVGHLAFKRNIPDYIPASVMNTLLGGSFTSRINKNLREVNGFTYGARSFFDWKKYSGDFAVETEVGNSFSAPAVKEMIFEIEKMKNELVSDEELTSVKNYLTGNFPLQLETPNAIASKVISLKIYDIEKDYYNTYISKVNEVTKHDINDAAKKYLHPDKLTIAVGGNPDEIKNDMMQFGDVEVFDEVE; the protein is encoded by the coding sequence ATGATTACAGAAAAATTAGACAGAAGCAAAAAACCAATTCCCGGTGCGCCGAAAGATGTAAAATTTCCCGGGTACTTTGAGACAACCCTCCCGAACGGAATAAACGTTATCGTTATAAAAGATGAAAAGTTTCCTATAGTATCAGCAAGATTTGTTTTTAAAGCAGGTTCATTTTTTGACGGAGAGCAATATGGTATTTCTTCTTTCACATCTGAGATGCTTACTAAAGGCACACAGTCAAAAAGCGCATTGGAAATTGCTGAGTTAGTTGATTTTCATGGTGCATTTTTATCATCGGGCTGTGACTTTGATGCAACGTTTGTAAGCTGCTACTCTCTCAAAAAGTATTTTGAAAAGATATTTGATGTAACAACTGAAGTTTTGTTACAGCCGGCATTTTCAGAGGACGAGATTAACAGACTCCGCGAGCAAAAGATAAATTCAATTATCTCCTATAAAGATGAAGGTGATTATCTCGCTTCAAGAATTTACAAGAAAAATATTTATCATAAACTTCCGTATTCAAAACCTTTAGAAGGAACTGAGACAACTCTCAATTCTTTTCAAAGAAATGATATGCTGAGTTTTTATAACAATTATTACAAACCGAACAATCTTATAATTGCATTCGTTGGAGATATAGATGAAGCTAGAGCTGTTCAATTAGTTGAAGAAAAATTCAGTAATTTTACCGGTGAATTTGTGAATAATACAAAGATTGAAGATGAAAGCGTAAACAACGGAAAAAAAGTTTACATAGTTAAGAAACCCGGTGCAGTACAGTCATCATTGAAAGTAGGACATCTTGCATTCAAAAGAAACATTCCTGATTACATTCCTGCAAGCGTAATGAATACTCTGCTGGGCGGAAGTTTTACTTCACGTATCAACAAAAACCTCAGAGAAGTAAACGGCTTTACATATGGAGCCCGTTCATTCTTCGACTGGAAAAAATATTCCGGTGACTTTGCTGTTGAGACTGAAGTGGGGAACAGTTTCAGCGCTCCTGCAGTTAAAGAAATGATTTTCGAAATTGAAAAAATGAAGAACGAATTAGTATCAGATGAAGAACTCACAAGTGTAAAGAATTATTTGACCGGAAATTTCCCGCTTCAGCTTGAAACTCCAAATGCAATTGCATCGAAAGTTATAAGTCTGAAAATTTATGACATCGAAAAAGATTATTACAATACATACATCTCTAAAGTTAATGAAGTAACTAAGCACGATATAAACGATGCAGCAAAAAAATATTTACATCCCGATAAACTGACCATAGCTGTTGGCGGTAATCCCGATGAAATAAAAAATGATATGATGCAGTTTGGTGATGTTGAAGTATTCGATGAAGTTGAATAG
- the rpsC gene encoding 30S ribosomal protein S3, with amino-acid sequence MGQKTHPVGFRLGVINTWDSNWYDEKGTFAAKLKEDSVIRNYLKKRLEKAGIANIMIERTLKKITLNIHTSRPGFVIGKSGKEITQLESEVKKVTNKEVKINVVEIKKPELSAVLVAENIAQQLANRVSFRRAMKGAITSTMRMGAEGIKVMCGGRLGGAEIARSEQYKEGRIPLQTLRADIDYASVTSHTIYGAIGVKVWICKGEKLTKNQQI; translated from the coding sequence TTGGGTCAGAAGACACACCCCGTTGGATTTAGGCTTGGAGTTATCAATACCTGGGATTCAAACTGGTATGATGAAAAAGGCACCTTTGCTGCCAAGTTAAAGGAAGATTCAGTTATCCGTAACTATCTTAAGAAGAGACTTGAAAAGGCAGGTATTGCCAACATAATGATTGAGAGAACCCTGAAAAAAATAACTCTTAACATCCACACATCACGTCCGGGATTCGTTATCGGCAAAAGCGGTAAGGAAATAACCCAGCTTGAAAGTGAAGTTAAGAAAGTTACCAACAAAGAGGTAAAGATTAACGTTGTTGAAATTAAGAAGCCTGAGCTTAGCGCAGTGCTTGTTGCAGAGAATATTGCTCAGCAGCTTGCAAACAGAGTTTCTTTCAGAAGAGCTATGAAAGGCGCAATCACTTCTACTATGAGAATGGGCGCTGAAGGTATTAAAGTTATGTGCGGCGGACGTTTAGGCGGCGCTGAAATCGCAAGAAGCGAGCAGTACAAAGAGGGTAGAATTCCTCTTCAGACTCTCAGAGCTGATATTGATTACGCTTCAGTGACTTCACATACAATTTACGGTGCTATCGGTGTGAAAGTATGGATTTGCAAAGGCGAGAAGCTTACAAAGAACCAACAGATCTAA
- the rplP gene encoding 50S ribosomal protein L16 — protein MLMPKRVKFRKAHRGNRRGMAGRGNQVAFGEFGLKSMEAIWITDRQIEAARIAMTRHMKRDGKVWIRIFPDKPVTKKPAETRMGKGKGAPEFWVAVVQPGKIMFEIGGVSRTIAEEALRLAAHKLPSKTKFVTRID, from the coding sequence ATGTTAATGCCAAAAAGAGTTAAGTTTAGAAAAGCGCACAGAGGGAACAGACGCGGTATGGCAGGCAGAGGCAATCAGGTTGCATTTGGCGAATTCGGTTTGAAGAGCATGGAAGCAATCTGGATTACTGACAGACAGATAGAAGCAGCGAGAATTGCAATGACAAGACACATGAAAAGAGACGGAAAAGTATGGATAAGAATATTTCCGGATAAACCTGTAACAAAGAAACCCGCAGAAACACGTATGGGTAAGGGTAAAGGTGCTCCAGAATTCTGGGTAGCAGTAGTTCAGCCCGGAAAGATAATGTTTGAGATTGGCGGCGTATCAAGAACAATTGCTGAAGAGGCATTAAGACTTGCAGCTCATAAATTACCGAGCAAAACAAAATTTGTAACAAGAATAGACTAA
- the rpsQ gene encoding 30S ribosomal protein S17, whose protein sequence is MSEEVKNSAEVTASKRGSRKTRIGKVTSNKADKTITVAFEIKVKHPIYKKFFKKTTKFAAHDEKNECSIGDTVKIMETRPLSKSKRWRLVEIVEKVK, encoded by the coding sequence ATGAGCGAAGAAGTCAAAAACTCAGCAGAGGTAACTGCATCTAAAAGAGGTTCAAGAAAGACACGTATCGGTAAAGTAACAAGCAATAAAGCCGATAAGACAATTACCGTTGCATTTGAGATTAAAGTGAAGCATCCGATATACAAAAAGTTCTTTAAGAAGACAACAAAGTTTGCTGCTCATGATGAAAAGAACGAATGCTCTATTGGCGATACAGTGAAAATAATGGAAACCAGACCTTTGAGCAAATCGAAGAGATGGAGACTTGTTGAAATAGTCGAAAAAGTGAAATAG